Proteins from a genomic interval of Ptychodera flava strain L36383 chromosome 7, AS_Pfla_20210202, whole genome shotgun sequence:
- the LOC139137786 gene encoding uncharacterized protein, with protein MKARYISQGSVTEVILEHQTYIHVGLWSRASSVGVTVDTTPPIQGDVICPSHIRTTDDLKCSWSGFYDAESGIAYYLFAVGLAEEDDSVYPFTVVVPPEHDYTANGPFEHQTYYVTITAINNVGDSTNLFSQPIYVDETPPVGGRVVELTGVDEQSFQFGDGDVEERLHCMTFEDCISEAAICQKSLDRILVAWEPFQDTESPIIRYQLAVGTSPGGAQLKTFYDVDTNNGLFALITGINLYDVRQAFVSLRGFNAAGLHTTVVSNGIFISRVSAGLPPLNGSYVWDGNGEEDLDYQDTNEVLHGQWSFDGDPCPKLKYEWSIDHINGTVVQPVVETSDEFGMNDGFNMKNGETYYLVVRATNLLGYASSLRSNGITIQLEPLAPRDVRDGAVYGFDLNYQSSITTLSANWDAFGLHSIEAIGQSGGQVIDHYEIAAGTDKRYPNTRDDIHRFVDVGLNTSHTFTDLQLIPETWTYYVTVRAYAVSTAMVEVTSNGIRVGFGGELLSQGQINIQRYIPSTISLTVSWSNFRFVLPVLFYNFGIGSNTSILHSLSCKDLQTPVFSEYHPDKDVGLQHLFQEWTEVGKDTLVEQTGLNLEDKQTYTAVVMATDESGHCSLVSSDFTVDVTPPSAGTLKIGAFEGEVIPVHVDEVYCSCAVYRFATLIFWVELWKVT; from the exons ATGAAAGCGAGGTATATTTCACAGGGTTCTGTTACGGAAGTTATCCTGGAGCATCAGACATATATTCAT GTTGGACTATGGTCAAGGGCAAGTTCAGTGGGTGTGACTGTGGACACTACACCTCCAATTCAAGGCGATGTCATTTGTCCTTCGCACATCAGAACAACCGATGACCTTAAGTGCTCATGGTCAGGTTTCTACGACGCAGAAAGTGGAATAGCGTATTATTTGTTCGCTGTGGGCCTTGCAGAAGAAGACGATTCCGTATATCCATTCACAGTTGTTGTTCCGCCTGAACATGACTACACAGCAAACG GACCGTTTGAACATCAAACGTACTATGTGACTATAACTGCAATTAATAATGTTGGCGACTCAACCAATTTGTTTTCTCAACCCATCTACGTCGATGAAACACCGCCAGTTGGCGGTAGAGTGGTAGAGCTAACGGGTGTCGATGAGCAGTCTTTCCAATTTGGTGATGGTGATGTCGAGGAACGGTTACATTGTATGACATTTGAAG ATTGTATATCAGAGGCAGCCATTTGCCAAAAGTCTCTTGATAGAATACTTGTTGCCTGGGAGCCATTCCAAGACACAGAAAGTCCTATAATAAG GTACCAACTAGCAGTAGGAACATCTCCAGGGGGCGCACAACTGAAAACGTTCTATGACGTGGACACGAACAACGGACTGTTTGCTCTGATCACTGGTATCAATCTCTATGACGTCAGACAGGCTTTTGTTTCCTTAAGAGGTTTCAACGCCGCTGGTCTCCATACAACTGTTGTGTCAAATGGTATTTTCATCAGTCGAGTAAGCGCTGGACTGCCTCCTCTGAACGGAAGCTATGTTTGGGATGGAAACGGAGAAGAAGACTT AGACTATCAAGATACTAACGAGGTCTTGCATGGTCAATGGAGTTTTGATGGTGACCCCTGTCCAAAATTGAAGTATGAATGGTCAATCGACCATATAAACGGAACCGTGGTTCAACCAGTCGTAGAAACATCAGACG AGTTTGGAATGAATGATGGCTTTAACATGAAGAATGGTGAAACTTACTACCTGGTTGTCAGGGCAACTAATCTCCTTGGTTACGCTAGTTCACTTCGTTCCAATGGAATTACGATACAGCTGGAGCCACTTGCACCAAGAGATGTCAGAGATGGCGCTGTTTACGGATTCGACCTTAACTATCAATCGTCCATCACTACATTATCAGCAAATTGGGACGCATTTGGCCTTCATTCGATTGAAGCCATCGGGCAAAGTGGAG GGCAAGTAATCGACCATTACGAAATAGCAGCAGGAACTGACAAACGTTACCCAAACACAAGAGATGATATTCATCGATTTGTAGACGTTGGACTCAATACGTCACACACGTTTACTGACTTACAACTAATTCCCGAGACATGGACGTACTACGTCACTGTCAGAGCATATGCTGTGTCTACTGCAATGGTAGAAGTTACATCAAATGGGATACGAGTTGGATTTGGTGGAGAACTGCTGTCACAAGGGCAAATAAATATTCAACG CTATATACCATCGACGATAAGCTTGACTGTGTCGTGGAGCAACTTCAGATTTGTGCTGCCTGTTTTGTTTTATAACTTTGGAATTGGAAGCAATACAAGCATTTTGCACAGCCTGTCATGCAAGGATCTC caaacacCAGTTTTTAGTGAATATCACCCTGACAAAGACGTTGGACTTCAGCATCTCTTTCAAGAATGGACAGAGGTCGGCAAGGATACATTGGTGGAGCAAACAGGTCTAAACCTCGaagataaacaaacatacactgCCGTCGTCATGGCTACTGACGAATCCGGTCATTGCTCTCTCGTTTCCAGCGACTTCACAGTGGACGTAACACCACCTAGTGCGGGAACTTTGAAAATTGGAGCTTTCGAAGGCGAGGTAATTCCTGTGCATGTTGATGAAGTTTACTGTTCATGCGCAGTGTACAGATTTGCAACTTTGATTTTTTGGGTTGAACTTTGGAAAGTTACttaa
- the LOC139137787 gene encoding uncharacterized protein: MATDNADNWNMIRTCGVWGVDDRDTVVFRQEQLSFNENDDSLSVTMIRDVKDERMYSGALYHSKPDIREGGKYQVDVLAASGDMEAVTSVVFWDGPDGVVGDFHVPFDDIDWEDDVREFDACGLCCLANDTYIDDESSCPCNCTEYLDSLTTSFTTTSSTTILTSNPTSESITTPQPWQIIEDVDEDDTFQGDDGLKSVPYQSLGFQLHPAVRVGDDTRHFVVLWFRYKNDSEPVKYDFAELDFDPSETWHTYRLDVMNEMDGVSVELFADGKSLMFLSGIPMLSADAKFILSAWNRNAYVPRLEDVFNPPTTSAKFRGVRFPPLSNALCKFGEPFRNGDSAIKAFFAGIGSQKLLDDVVPFREVSDQGGLQDHTIPQIIAVNVPQRYTLAHVHTNKIKPVIQTDKYM, translated from the exons ATGGCGACGGATAATGCCGATAACTGGAATATGATTAGGACATGTGGCGTGTGGGGTGTCGATGACAGAGACACTGTAGTGTTTCGTCAAGAGCAG TTGTCGTTCAACGAGAATGATGACAGTCTGTCTGTAACAATGATCCGAGATGTGAAAGATGAAAGAATGTACTCTGGTGCATTATACCATTCCAAACCTGACATACGAGAAGGTGGAAAATATCAG GTCGATGTCCTGGCGGCATCTGGAGATATGGAGGCCGTTACATCTGTGGTTTTCTGGGACGGACCCGACGGCGTGGTCGGTGATTTTCATGTTCCGTTTGATGACATCGATTGGGAGGATGATGTAAGGGAGTTCGATGCTTGTGGCTTGTGCTGCCTGGCCAATGACACGTACATCGATGACG AAAGCAGTTGTCCATGTAACTGCACTGAATATTTGGATAGCCTAACGACAAGTTTTACAACGACTAGTTCAACGACAATCTTGACAAGTAACCCAACATCTGAATCCATAACGACCCCTCAACCATGGCAAATAATTGAAGATGTGGATGAAGACGACACCTTCCAGGGTGACGATGGTTTGAAATCCGTGCCATACCAGTCACTTGGTTTTCAACTACACCCAG CTGTGAGAGTAGGCGATGACACCAGACATTTTGTGGTGCTGTGGTTTAGGTACAAAAACGATTCTGAACCTGTGAAGTATGACTTCGCTGAGTTGGACTTTGACCCGTCAGAAACATGGCATACCTACAGACTTGATGTAATGAATGAAATG GATGGCGTGTCAGTAGAGCTTTTCGCAGATGGAAAATCTTTGATGTTTTTGTCCGGAATTCCAATGCTTTCTGCCGATGCCAAGTTCATCCTATCTGCGTGGAACAGGAACGCTTATGTACCAAGGCTTGAAGATGTGTTTAATCCACCAACAACGTCTGCGAAATTCAGGGGTGTCAG ATTTCCACCATTGTCAAACGCATTGTGTAAATTTGGCGAACCATTCCGTAATGGTGACAGTGCAATTAAAGCGTTCTTTGCTGGCATTGGTTCTCAAAAGTTACTTGATGACGTAGTACCATTCAGAGAGGTGAGTGATCAAGGTGGCCTACAAGATCATACAATACCTCAGATCATAGCTGTAAACGTACCACAAAGATATACACTTGCACATGTGcacacaaacaaaattaaacctgtcatacagacagacaagtacatgtag
- the LOC139136688 gene encoding uncharacterized protein, with protein sequence MGSGRYVLASSNGIYVDDTPPIFYYLYHVDVSWSLDQPITYQGSNRTIAVWWSAYDIGSQVHEYRWAIGSQRNTTDIQDFVSVGLDTFAANDNLLGILEDGKTYHVVVQAINRAGLVTSKVTTGVTLMLTPPDLTASNATSVCDDGDTNTDVDDVNLCGSQSSTGMTWTRVEDDSVDSYLFSIGSSPGAEDIFSKIQVGYNTSGAVEIKDGIVYIGDEPIVNVSGVREPSEDVEITENRFHMEPGRTMFSKITVCNKAHKCNDMSTSVITIARNGDSLSSHVNGSGVEISLPTEENAVSIQTDLKAHKTMRKRDVDSDEDDQPTEVTLMAGVLSDDDLQDQYASDASHDFKPFIVNPDLTKDETDRDLRSRIKDIIGPSFYLTTIGREPMNEPLNITLGVNVSQVHSNEHERELKLIFWQTEMEQWQDSCHTCAEYSDTCAIDIEKGILSVQVCSTENHLEESSKFRRSYSTNTYFSGPTLFTVASIGPFVNTPPLIASTTAVWMWEDAGTLRFQVTAYDDEDDDVKFTLEGNIPEENFGEISVSPAGELHYKPCLDCFGLKSVRILATEDRTDNREPLSTPKTLTIDVHGVNDNPDIFLVTDPLDVANGMIEAQVITTEEKKGDDDDRSFRAVVGAFDPDTMDILTLLFDPPQHGTLQIGEQHTDVDFINYDCLPLSNITDEYLSHNNSDESTVLYPCALPIPHSADRLAWVFSSLAYVPDKDFHGQDSFKLNAIDRSGAHSEVITLKVYVLANPCENGGVCNGTELDPDCTSEERSKGFDGYTCSCPPGFVGEYCHTDYNECESNPCPSNFTCVDQINSFACYCENFEWPCGGRFSPTVIIAAVCSAVILALVIIIILRRAYLKKKKHLKVVPQNDDLSKAFDQTYSNADENLELTKEKSKGDSVNNNNNEVVPEDTGEVAETVVDDVEEIQCIDPIQSPEHNDESVDGDAEQKIVLSVEQRFGFVDRPAAPTRAWGRAKSAKTTSKNKMTPVDDFNHRESQA encoded by the exons ATGG GGTCTGGACGCTACGTACTTGCTTCATCAAATGGGATATATGTGGACGACACACCACCAATATTTTACTATCTCTATCATGTCGACGTTTCGTGGTCACTTGATCAACCAATCACGTACCAAGGAAGCAATAGGACCATTGCTGTCTGGTGGAGTGCATATGACATAGGCAGTCAG GTCCATGAATACCGCTGGGCTATTGGGAGTCAACGGAACACAACAGACATTCAGGATTTTGTTTCTGTCGGACTAGACACGTTTGCTGCAAATGACAATCTTCTTGGAATATTAGAAGATGGAAAGACATACCATGTGGTAGTGCAGGCAATAAATCGAGCTGGATTGGTAACTTCCAAAGTCACAACAg GAGTAACGTTGATGTTAACACCACCTGACCTGACAGCCAGCAATGCAACAAGTGTGTGTGACGATGGCGACACAAATACAGACGTAGATGATGTTAATCTGTGTGGAAGTCAATCAAGTACAGGAATGACATGGACAAGAGTTGAAGACGACTCTGTTGACAGTTACC TGTTCTCTATCGGAAGTTCTCCCGGCGCAGAAGACATCTTCTCCAAGATACAAGTCGGATACAACACATCCGGTGCAGTGGAAATAAAAGATGGTATTGTCTATATCGGAGATGAGCCTATTGTGAATGTTTCTGGAGTGAGGGAACCGTCTGAAGATGTTGAAATAACAGAGAACAGGTTTCATATGGAACCAGGAAG AACAATGTTCTCGAAGATTACAGTATGTAACAAGGCCCACAAATGTAACGACATGTCGACTTCTGTCATCACGATTGCTA GAAATGGCGATTCTCTATCGTCCCATGTTAACGGTTCGGGTGTTGAGATATCATTGCCAACTGAGGAGAATGCTGTCTCTATTCAGACTGATCTGAAAGCTCACAAAACAATGCGAAAACGAGACGTTGATTCTGACGAAG ATGATCAGCCAACAGAAGTGACTTTGATGGCTGGTGTTTTGTCTGATGACGATTTACAAGACCAGTATGCATCTGATGCCTCGCATGATTTCAAGCCGTTTATCGTGAATCCAGATCTGACCAAAGACGAGACAGACAGAGATCTGAGGAGCAG AATCAAAGACATTATTGGTCCATCATTTTACTTAACAACCATTGGACGTGAACCGATGAATGAGCCACTGAACATTACTCTTGGAGTCAATGTGTCACAAGTACACAGCAATGAACATGAACGCGAACTGAAACTAATATTCTGGCAAACGG AAATGGAACAGTGGCAAGATAGCTGCCACACCTGCGCAGAATACAGCGACACGTGTGCCATCGATATTGAAAAGGGAATTTTGAGTGTCCAG GTGTGTTCGACAGAAAACCATCTGGAGGAAAGCTCAAAATTTCGTCGGTCTTATTCAACGAACACATACTTCAGTGGACCCACACTTTTCACCGTGGCTAGTATTGGACCATTCGTCAACACACCGCCTTTAATTGCATCTACCACGGCTGTATGGATGTGGGAGGACGCTGGAACACTTAGATTTCAGGTCACAGCATACGacgatgaagatgatgacgTTAAGTTCACTTTGGAAGGAAATATTCCTGAAGagaattttggtgaaatttcagtttcACCTGCAGGAGAACTGCATTATAAACCGTGTTTGGACTGTTTTGGCCTAAAATCAGTTCGGATCCTCGCTACAGAAGACAGAACAGACAATCGAGAGCCTCTCTCGACACCTAAAACTCTTACGATAGATGTGCATGGAGTCAATGACAACCCAGATATATTCTTAGTGACAGATCCCTTGGATGTCGCCAATGGAATGATTGAAGCTCAAGTCATCACCACAGAGGAAAAGAAaggagatgatgatgataggaGCTTTAGAGCCGTCGTTGGAGCATTTGACCCTGACACAATGGACATTCTGACCCTGCTGTTTGACCCACCTCAACATGGTACTCTGCAGATAGGTGAACAACACACTGACGTAGACTTCATCAACTACGACTGTTTACCGTTATCCAACATCACAGATGAATATCTAAGTCACAACAATTCTGATGAATCTACTGTGTTATATCCCTGTGCATTGCCCATCCCTCACAGCGCTGATAGACTTGCATGGGTGTTCAGTTCACTGGCTTATGTCCCGGATAAAGACTTCCATGGCCAAGATTCTTTCAAGTTGAACGCGATCGATCGTAGCGGTGCTCATTCGGAGGTCATTACTCTTAAAGTTTACGTGTTAGCGAATCCCTGTGAAAATGGTGGCGTGTGTAATGGAACCGAGCTGGATCCAGATTGTACCAGTGAAGAACGATCCAAGGGATTCGATGGATACACTTGTAGTTGTCCACCTGGCTTCGTCGGAGAATATTGTCACACAGACTACAACGAATGTGAATCTAATCCATGTCCAAGTAACTTCACCTGTGTTGACCAG ATCAACTCGTTTGCATGTTATTGTGAAAACTTTGAGTGGCCTTGCGGAGGAAGATTTTCTCCAACTGTCATCATCGCTGCCGTTTGTTCGGCAGTTATCCTGGCTTTAGTCATCATCATAATACTGAGAAGAGCGTACttgaagaaaaagaaacatCTTAAAGTAGT CCCGCAGAACGACGACCTGAGCAAGGCCTTTGATCAGACCTACAGCAATGCAGACGAGAACCTCGAACTGACGAAAGAGAAGAGTAAGGGCGAttctgtcaacaacaacaacaatgaagtCGTGCCAGAGGATACTGGCGAAGTAGCAGAAACGGTAGTTGATGATGTTGAAGAAATACAGTGCATCGACCCGATACAATCACCAGAA CATAATGATGAAAGTGTGGATGGCGACGCAGAACAGAAAATTGTGCTGTCTGTTGAACAACGCTTCGGATTTGTCGATCGACCAGCAGCTCCT ACACGCGCATGGGGGCGTGCTAAGTCTGCAAAGACGACTTCCAAGAACAAGATGACTCCTGTAGATGACTTCAACCACAGAGAATCCCAGGCTTAA